CGAGCGCCGCCATGAATGTCAGCGGAATGGCGATCAGCCACTGACAGGCCAGATCCGCCCTCAAAATGTAGACCGTGTCTCCACCGGCCCTCAGAAGACCGTTCTGAAGAGTCATGCATGTCATCCGGAAAATGAACACGAATGCTAAGACGGCGGTGGTGTCCTGCGCGACGCCGATCGTCTCGCCGTCGATTTCCCCGTAGATCTTCCCCACCCAGAAGCTGGTCAACAGCAGGAGCAGACAGCACATGGCCGCGACAGCCGTGCTCCAGAGCAACAGGGCCTTGCTCATGCACCATGTGCGCTCTTCGGCGGCGCCTTCCCCGATGCTGTTCCCGATGAGTACCGCCGCCGCCGTGGCCACACCGTTCGCGAAGGCGACGGCGGTGTCCTCGATCGGGTTGATCATCGACAGGACCGCCAGCTCCTGTGTGCCGGCCCGACCGACGATGATGCTGTAGAAGAAGATTCCGATAGCCCACGACATCGAACCGAGGGATACCGGAAGGCCGACACGCCAGATCTTCTGCAGGATTCCGTTACCGATACCGTCGCGGAGGTCCCGGACGCGGAAGGCCATGGGATGGCGCCTGCCGTACAGGTACACGATGAACAGAAGGCATTCCGCGTAGGTGCTGATGACGGTTGCCCAGGCCGCCCCGGCCAGTCGCAGTTCGGGCATTCCCCAGTTGCCGAAGACAAGACCGTATGCCAGAGCCACATGGAGGAGCACGCCGATCAAGGCGAGATTCATGGCCGTCTTCGCCTGACCCAGGCTGCGCAGACTTGCGGCCAGCACCGATATCACAGCGAAGGGGACAAGCATCGGAATCACAGTTCTGATGTATTCTGTACCCAGCGATATCACGTGGGAATTCTCCGTGCCCACCGCCATGATCTCCCTCGCCCAGACGAAGCAGACGGTGCAGATGACCACGGCGATCGCGCCGGCGATCACAACGGTCAACGTCGTGGCCTGGCGGGCTTTCTGCACACTGCCGCTGCCCCACAACTGTGCGACGATGACCGCGCCGCCATTGGCCGTTCCCAGCGTGGCCATGATGACGATGAAAATGACGCGGGTGGAATAGCCGATGGAGGCTATCTCATCGGTACCCAGGTGCGAAACGAAAAGCGCGTCGACGATTGTCCTGGACGAGGTCATGAGGGACTGCAGTGTCACAGGAATCGCCGTGGTGCACACCAACGCTATGAACCTGCGGTCGAGCGCCAAACTGAAACCGCTGTGCACCGCCTCTCCCGCGTCGTCCGCCGTCTGCGTCACGGTCATGTTGCCTCATCTTCCCGAGTGCGTTGGAGTCCCGACTGTCGGCCTGCCTGGGCGGGCCGGGGGATGACGATTTCGTGTCCCCCGGCCCGCGACGTTCCGGCGCGGTCTCAGCGCAGCGCTGCGGCTTCCGGAGCCACGACCTTGGCAGCGACCCGCTCGGCTTCGCGGAGGACGGTGTCGCGGAACTGCGTGCTCAGTTCGAGGACGGGGGCCAGAACGCGGCACTCGTCGATGCTCTGGTCGGTGTAGGGCAGGGCGAGCCCGGCCAGCGGGAGAACCTCGGGAGAGGTGTGCTCGTCGAACATCGCGCTGATCCAGGGGGCGGGGGCGTGCGACTCGGTGTCGATGGCGGCGCCCACCACAAGGACGCTGCGGCCGTTGCTCGTGCCCCGCACGACACCCATCCGCTGCCCGTCGGCGGGCACGGCGGCGGCCACTTCACGCGCGGCGTCCGGATAGAGCCGGTCCGCCCCGAGCTGGTCGTACGCGATGGCCATCTCCACGTCCAGGGCCGGCCACTTGGAGAGGTAGAACCGCCAGTTGATGATCTCCGTCTCGGACTGGTCCACCTGGTTGCGTGGGTGCGGCAGGTGCACGCCGTAGACACCTTCACCCAGCACGATGGGCGTGCCCGTGAGTGAGACCCGACGGGCCCACTCCTGGTCTTCGGGCCCCCAGCCGCGGAAGCCCTCCTCGTAGGTGAGGCCGTGCTCCCTGACGATCGCCGCGGGGACGGCCACAAGGGCACCGCAGGCGTAGACCCAGGGGAAACGAGCGAAAGCCGACGCGTACTCGGGAGTCCAGCGGTAGTCCAGCTGGACGTTGCCCTCCGTCTCCAGCTCCGCGAGCACCTTCCGGTAGTCGCTGAACGGGAGGACCTCGACGGCCTCCACGTCACGGTTGACGACGTCGCCGTAGCCGATCATCTGGCCCACCACGCAGATCTTCTGGCCGTGCTGGAAGTACCGGGTGTAGAGGTTCTCCAGGAATCGCGAGGGCACGACCATGTCCGCGTCCAGGACGACGAGGACCTGCCCTGACACATGCCGCAGCGCCAGGTTCCTGGCGTGGCAGAGATTCCACTCGACGCCCGACATGACCGTGACGATGTTGAGCCGGTCCGAGAACTCCTCGCACACGGAGGCGAATTCCGGCGAGTTCTCCAGCGCACCGACGATGACTTCGAACTCCGAACGGTCCATGGTCTGTTCGGCGAGGGCGGCGAAGGCGAGCTTGATGTTGTCCAGGCGCTGCTTGTACGGAATCACGATGCTGAACTTCGGGGCACCCATACTTGCTCCTCCTGCGAAGTGGTCTGCCTTCCCGGTGGTCCGTCGAGTGGACCGGGAACCTGCGGACAAGAGTTTGGCGCAAGGTTGCCAAGCTTGGCAAGAGTCTGGAAACCCCCCTCCCTGTCAGACTCTCGTGAGACATCAGGACAATCGAGTCTTCTGTTGTTAGTCGGGCGAGAACAGGATCTTTCGAACGTGACGCTGAGCAGTGCCGACTTTCCACCAAACCGTCCGGACCGGCGGGCAGGACGACGGCCGAGAAGGAGGCCGAGCGGCTGTGGGAGGAGAACGCCAGGCCCGCCGCTGAGCTGGCCAAGTCCCAAAAGGCGCTGGCCATTCTGGGAAAGGCACACGAGCTCTTGGAACTGCTCTCCGGGATCGAGGACTCCGACTCCAAGCGGACGAAGTGATCGCCGAGGCGTTCACCGCCCTGGAACCGGTCGTGGGGATCAAGCCCGCGTGCGAGCTGACCGGCCGCTCCCGGGCCACCGTCTACCGGCAGCGCGGCCCCCGGCCGCAGCCGGGGGCACCGCGCCGGCCACCGGCACCGCATCCGGCGGCCCTGTCCGAGCTGGAGCGGCCCCGGGTGCTGGGCGTGCTGCGCTCATGGCGGTTCGTGGACAAGTCCCCGGCGCAGTTCTGGGCCACCCTGCTGGACGAGGGCACCTACCTGTGCTCGGTCTCCACGATGTACCGGCTGCCGCGCGAACACGGCGAGGTCCGCGAACGCCGCGCGCAGGCCACCCACCCGCCCAGAACCAAGCCCGAACTCGGGGCCACCGGCCCGAACCAGGTATGGAGCTGGGACGGACCTGTTCGTGATGCTCGACATCTAGTCCCGCAAGGCCGTGCACTGGATCGTCGTGCCGCGCGAATCAGCCGCGCCGGCAAGGGAGTTCATCCAGGACGCCTTCCGCGCCAACGGCCGCGTCGTCCCGGACGTGGTGCACGCCGACCGGGGCACCTCCATGACCTCCAAGCCGGTCGCCCAGCTGCTAGCCGACCTGAACATCGTCCGCTCACACTCCCGGCCGCGGGTGTCCAACGACAATCCGTACTCGGAGGCGAACTTCAAGACCTTGAAGTACTGCCCGGTCTTCCCCGACCGGTTCGGCTCGCTCGCCGACGCCCGTGCCTTCTGCCGGCAGTTCTTCACCTACTACAACACCGTCCACCGGCACGGCGGCATCGGCCTGCACACCCCCGCCTCCGTCCACGACGGCACCGCCACGACGATCCAGGCCCGGCGGGGCGAAGTGCTGGCCGACGCCTACGCGGCCAACCCACACCGATTCCGCCGAAGACCGACACCACCCCAGCTACCGGAAGCGGCATGGATCAACCAACCCGCAAAGGAGGAGCGTCAGGAAGAACCCGCAGCCTGACGTGTCTCACCGAGATTGACAGGCTCCGCCCCCTCGCAGTGGAAGGAAAGAGAGCTCCCTGTGTGCGGATGCCGCCGCGCACAGGGAGCTCTGTCGTATGGGCCGTGCAGGACGCGACACCAGGTCGGCTGGAAGGAGACCCGGTGCAGGATCGGGCATCCGAGCCGGTCGAGCCGCTCGGCGGAACATGAGAAGCCGACCGTCACGGGAACGGGACGCCGGGGCGGCCGCAGGGAGATGCACAGAGGATGCCGGAAGGGTGGGCCGGGCAATGGCAAGCATTGCCAATTGGCCGGTCAACTACTTGATTTTCTGCTCTCTCAGGGGTTAGGCGCCGCTTGGCGCCTGGTGTGCCCGGTGGGGCAACTGGGGGCGCCGCGCGTACCTGCCGCGCCTATGGGCGGTGTGGGGAAAGGGCTTCCCAGGCCGGATTACGGCCAGTCAATCCCGCCGTCGGAAGCCGAGGCAACAGTCGACGCCTGCTGCTTGGGCCAGTCGATGCCCAGTTCTCCGGAAGCGGCCACCGTGCCCAGGGCCAGGATGGAGAGAAGTGCTGCGGATGCCATGTGGAATCGCTTGAACATGTCGGTTCCATTCGGGAAGTCGCAGGTGAGAAGGGTCTTTGGGGGATCGGCCCCGCCGAAGTGAGACCTAACGTAGCTGGCCTCTCTCGGTCTTGGCAACGCCTTGCCCGATGTTGGCAAGTAAGCGATTGCTGTCGACAATATGCACCCAAGATCACTTGACTGTCCGCTTTGGCAATCGGCTTGCCTGGTCCGTCCGGGTTTCCGTAGACTGAGACCGAACAACGTCTTCGGTGTAAGTGCTCGCCGAGCGTAACGGGGGAGGCCGAGCGGTGTATTGTCACCGCATCCATGCATCTGAAGAGTGAGACTCATATGCTTGAGCAGCCAGCTTTCGGACGACGCCTCAAGGAACTGCGCGTCGAGCGAGGTCTTTCGCAGGCCGCGCTGGCCGGCAAGGAGATCTCCACCGGGTACCTGTCCCGCCTCGAGTCGGGCGCGAGGCAACCCACGGAACGCGTGGTCAACCACCTCGTCCAGGTACTCGGGGTCGAGCGGACGGCATTTGACACACCGCCCCGTGGAGGCTCCCTGGCCCAGGCCCTCTCCCTCGCCCTCTCCACGGAGGGCGACGAGAGCAGCGAGAAACTCATCGCCGTACTCGCCCAGGTACGGGGGGAGAGCCCGTTCCTGCGCTGGCAAGCCCTGTGGCACATCTCGCGGTACCGGCAGCGTCGCGGCGAGCGGGCCGAGGAGCAGGCGTGCCTGGAAGAACTGGTTCAGTTGGCCGACGAACTGGCCCTGCCCGAACTCCAGTGCAGGGCCCGCTTCCAGCTCGCCCGTTCCCTGAGGTCATCGGGTGAGGTGTCGCGGGCGCTGGGCCTCGCACTCAACGCCTACCAACTGGCCAAGGGTGCCGCACTCGCCGTCCCGGATACCGGGGCCGCGCTCCTCACACTCGTCTCCGTGGAGGCCGAGGCGGGTCGGCTGCCCGATGCCCGGGCGCACGTCGACGAACTGGTCGACCTGGTGGCGGGACGGTCCGACACGCTGGCTGCTGAGGCACTGTGGTCGGCCGCCACCGTGCGGTTCCGGCAGGGCGACCACGAGGGCGCCCGGAACTGCCTCGAGCGGGCCATGAAGGAACTGGACAGCGGCGTCGACCTGACGCTGTGGGCGCGGCTGCGGCTGGCCGCCGCGTCCCTGCACCTGCAGAGCACGCCACCGCAGACCCAGCGCGGCCGGGAGTGTCTCCAGGAGGCGGCCGGCGCCCTCGCGCTCATCGGCACGGCCGTGCTCCGCCAGGAGTTGCTCACCCTCCAGACCCATCTGGCCTTCCACGAGGGCCGGTACACGGACGCACGGCGGCTGTACGACGAGCTCAACCGTGACGAGCTGCGGCTGACCTACCGGGACGAGGTACGGCTGCGCATCCTCGAGAGCCGGCTGATGATCCTGGAGGGCGGCGAGCAAGAGGGCATCCGTCGTCTGAAGGAACTCGGCGAGCAGGCCCAGCAGCAGTCCAACATCGACCTGGCCGCCGAAATCTGGCGGATCCTCGCCGAATGCCTGGAGGACGCGAGCCAGTCGCGCAGGACGGAAGCGGGAGAGGCGTAAGGCGGCAACGGCACAACACCTTGACGGCCCGTCAGAAACCCGACGGGCCGTTTCTGTCGTGGTCACCGGGTTCTCCGGAACCAGGATGTGGGGCGGCAGTTCAGCGGGTTCGCCCTGTCGACCGGCGGCCAACGAGGTGGAGGCCGGAGTCAGCGGGTGTCTTGTCCCTCGGTCGTTGTCAGGATGCGTCGTAGCCAGGACACCCGGGCCCGGTGGGCCGCGCGGGAGATCGCGGCCTTCGGGACCCACTCGTCGAAGCTGTGGAAGGCACCGGACCAGACGTGCGGTTCGGCCTGTCCGCCCTCCCGCCAGATGCGGTCGGCGTATGCGACGCCCTCGTCCCGCAGCGCCTCCACCGAGCCGACCTCCATGAACGCCGGCGGCAGCTCCGACAGATCCCGGGCCCGAGCCGGCGCCGCGTAGTACGAGACGTCCTCGGTGCCGCGCCGCTCGCCGAGCAGCGACGTCCAGCCTGCCCGGTTGGACGCGCCGTCCCAGAGTCCGGCGTGTTCCATCTGTGTGTGCGAGAACGTCTCGCACCGGTCGTCCAGCATCGGGAACTGGAGCAACTGACGCCACGGCCGGGGGCCTCGGCGGTCCCGGGCGAGCAGCGCGAGGCCTGCCGCGAGCGCGCCGCCGGCGCTGTTTCCGCTCAGGACCGGCCGGCCCGAGATCCGTGGCGTTGCGGGCGAGCCAGGTGAGGCCGGCGTAGCAGTCCTCCACCGGGGCGGGGTCGAGGTGTTCCGGGGCGAGCCGGTAGTCGACGGATACCACGGCCAGGT
The Streptomyces sp. CGMCC 4.7035 DNA segment above includes these coding regions:
- a CDS encoding MATE family efflux transporter; this translates as MTVTQTADDAGEAVHSGFSLALDRRFIALVCTTAIPVTLQSLMTSSRTIVDALFVSHLGTDEIASIGYSTRVIFIVIMATLGTANGGAVIVAQLWGSGSVQKARQATTLTVVIAGAIAVVICTVCFVWAREIMAVGTENSHVISLGTEYIRTVIPMLVPFAVISVLAASLRSLGQAKTAMNLALIGVLLHVALAYGLVFGNWGMPELRLAGAAWATVISTYAECLLFIVYLYGRRHPMAFRVRDLRDGIGNGILQKIWRVGLPVSLGSMSWAIGIFFYSIIVGRAGTQELAVLSMINPIEDTAVAFANGVATAAAVLIGNSIGEGAAEERTWCMSKALLLWSTAVAAMCCLLLLLTSFWVGKIYGEIDGETIGVAQDTTAVLAFVFIFRMTCMTLQNGLLRAGGDTVYILRADLACQWLIAIPLTFMAALVWDLPFPLVFIAINSEEIVKALISGYRVYRRKWVQRLVAGTR
- a CDS encoding glycosyltransferase family 2 protein codes for the protein MGAPKFSIVIPYKQRLDNIKLAFAALAEQTMDRSEFEVIVGALENSPEFASVCEEFSDRLNIVTVMSGVEWNLCHARNLALRHVSGQVLVVLDADMVVPSRFLENLYTRYFQHGQKICVVGQMIGYGDVVNRDVEAVEVLPFSDYRKVLAELETEGNVQLDYRWTPEYASAFARFPWVYACGALVAVPAAIVREHGLTYEEGFRGWGPEDQEWARRVSLTGTPIVLGEGVYGVHLPHPRNQVDQSETEIINWRFYLSKWPALDVEMAIAYDQLGADRLYPDAAREVAAAVPADGQRMGVVRGTSNGRSVLVVGAAIDTESHAPAPWISAMFDEHTSPEVLPLAGLALPYTDQSIDECRVLAPVLELSTQFRDTVLREAERVAAKVVAPEAAALR
- a CDS encoding integrase core domain-containing protein, giving the protein MPRESAAPAREFIQDAFRANGRVVPDVVHADRGTSMTSKPVAQLLADLNIVRSHSRPRVSNDNPYSEANFKTLKYCPVFPDRFGSLADARAFCRQFFTYYNTVHRHGGIGLHTPASVHDGTATTIQARRGEVLADAYAANPHRFRRRPTPPQLPEAAWINQPAKEERQEEPAA
- a CDS encoding helix-turn-helix domain-containing protein, producing MLEQPAFGRRLKELRVERGLSQAALAGKEISTGYLSRLESGARQPTERVVNHLVQVLGVERTAFDTPPRGGSLAQALSLALSTEGDESSEKLIAVLAQVRGESPFLRWQALWHISRYRQRRGERAEEQACLEELVQLADELALPELQCRARFQLARSLRSSGEVSRALGLALNAYQLAKGAALAVPDTGAALLTLVSVEAEAGRLPDARAHVDELVDLVAGRSDTLAAEALWSAATVRFRQGDHEGARNCLERAMKELDSGVDLTLWARLRLAAASLHLQSTPPQTQRGRECLQEAAGALALIGTAVLRQELLTLQTHLAFHEGRYTDARRLYDELNRDELRLTYRDEVRLRILESRLMILEGGEQEGIRRLKELGEQAQQQSNIDLAAEIWRILAECLEDASQSRRTEAGEA